One Nicotiana tomentosiformis chromosome 4, ASM39032v3, whole genome shotgun sequence genomic window carries:
- the LOC104109145 gene encoding F-box/kelch-repeat protein SKIP11-like, with protein MLEDRSCLVPRDFPRESNWAACMNYSLDRIEVQHGKRPLENNHENEVVQRKLPKRSVSLNEEVVLSLGDASVSPADEASNQRHAADNSDSSSLIPAIGRDNSISCLIHCSRSDYGAIASLNSSFHSLIRSGELYRLRRQYGVVEHWVYFSCQLLEWEAFDPSRRRWMHLPSMNPNECFVFSDKESLAVGTELLVFGKEILSHVIYRYSILTNTWSSGMQMNAPRCLFGSASLGEIAILTGGCDSQGNILSSAELYNSETGRWKTLPSMNKPRKMCSAVFMDRKFYVIGGIGGTESKLLTCGEEYDLETGKWTEIPSMSPVRAGEARDDNMPATSEAPPLVAVVNNELYAADYADMEVRKYDKQNKAWVTIGRLPERAGSMNGWGLAFRACGDRLIVIGGPRAMGEGIIEVNSWVPSEGPPQWNLLGRKRSGSFVYNCAVMGC; from the coding sequence ATGTTGGAAGACCGGTCTTGTTTGGTACCGAGGGATTTTCCAAGAGAAAGCAACTGGGCAGCTTGCATGAATTACAGCCTTGATAGGATTGAAGTTCAGCACGGTAAAAGGCCATTGGAAAATAATCACGAGAACGAAGTTGTGCAACGCAAGTTGCCAAAGCGATCTGTTTCTCTCAATGAAGAAGTGGTTCTGTCCTTAGGTGATGCTTCAGTATCACCAGCTGACGAAGCTAGTAATCAGCGTCACGCTGCAGATAATTCTGATTCAAGTTCTCTTATTCCTGCCATTGGCCGTGACAACTCCATTAGCTGTCTCATTCATTGCTCCAGGTCTGATTATGGAGCTATTGCATCTTTGAATAGTAGCTTTCACTCATTAATTAGGAGTGGGGAGCTTTATAGATTGCGGCGGCAATATGGTGTGGTTGAGCATTGGGTTTATTTTTCTTGCCAGCTACTGGAGTGGGAAGCTTTTGACCCTAGTCGCCGCCGTTGGATGCATCTACCATCAATGAATCCGAATGAATGCTTTGTGTTCTCGGACAAGGAGTCTTTGGCAGTTGGCACAGAGCTTCTTGTGTTTGGAAAGGAGATCTTGTCACATGTCATTTATCGTTACAGTATACTGACAAACACTTGGTCATCCGGAATGCAGATGAACGCACCGAGGTGTTTGTTTGGATCTGCCAGCCTTGGGGAGATTGCCATTCTAACTGGTGGTTGTGACTCACAGGGCAATATCCTTAGCTCAGCAGAACTTTACAATTCAGAGACTGGAAGGTGGAAGACTCTACCGAGCATGAACAAGCCGCGTAAGATGTGTTCTGCAGTATTCATGGACAGAAAATTTTATGTAATTGGAGGCATTGGAGGAACTGAGTCAAAGCTATTGACCTGTGGAGAGGAGTATGATCTTGAAACAGGAAAATGGACTGAAATCCCGAGCATGTCTCCTGTCCGAGCTGGTGAAGCTAGGGATGATAATATGCCTGCTACATCTGAAGCACCTCCTTTGGTGGCAGTTGTAAATAATGAATTGTATGCTGCTGATTATGCTGACATGGAGGTGAGGAAGTACGACAAGCAAAATAAAGCATGGGTTACCATAGGAAGATTGCCTGAAAGAGCAGGTTCTATGAATGGTTGGGGTTTGGCATTTAGAGCTTGTGGTGATAGGCTAATTGTAATTGGAGGGCCTAGAGCCATGGGTGAAGGGATTATCGAAGTTAATTCGTGGGTTCCAAGTGAAGGACCGCCTCAGTGGAACTTGCTTGGGCGAAAGCGATCTGGTAGTTTTGTGTATAATTGTGCTGTCATGGGTTGCTGA